A genomic region of Streptomyces sp. NBC_00247 contains the following coding sequences:
- a CDS encoding DUF742 domain-containing protein: protein MNAPRRERRNADPALNDPERLYVITGDLDGSERAALDLVTMVVAQAEPSPTFQPEQAAILRLCQAPLSVAEISAYLGLPFSVVTSLLTELLATELIESRAPIVRATLPDRSLLEAVMHGLQKL from the coding sequence ATGAACGCTCCCCGACGGGAACGCCGCAATGCCGACCCGGCGCTCAACGATCCCGAGCGCCTGTACGTCATCACCGGCGATCTTGACGGCAGCGAGCGGGCAGCCCTCGACCTGGTCACCATGGTCGTCGCCCAGGCGGAACCCTCACCGACGTTCCAGCCGGAGCAGGCCGCGATCCTGCGGCTCTGCCAGGCACCTCTGTCGGTCGCCGAGATCTCCGCGTATCTCGGCCTCCCGTTCAGCGTCGTCACCTCCCTCCTGACCGAATTACTCGCGACCGAACTGATCGAATCGCGGGCACCCATCGTCCGCGCCACTCTCCCCGACAGGTCCCTTCTCGAAGCGGTGATGCATGGACTTCAGAAGCTCTGA
- a CDS encoding roadblock/LC7 domain-containing protein, which produces MIQQRGNMDWMLKELADDVPSIHQIVVLSSDGLRIAMHGGDPDVGDRLAAACAGLQSLAAAVASEIPYSDGLMKLVVIEVTGGFFYLMAAGTGAYLAVLAGETVDAGLVGARMRDMVVRIGAHLTSPPRHDGQAG; this is translated from the coding sequence GTGATCCAGCAGCGGGGAAACATGGACTGGATGCTCAAGGAGCTGGCCGACGACGTTCCGAGCATCCACCAGATCGTGGTGCTCTCCTCGGACGGACTGCGGATCGCCATGCACGGCGGAGACCCGGACGTGGGCGACCGGCTGGCCGCGGCCTGCGCCGGCCTGCAGAGTCTGGCCGCCGCCGTCGCCTCCGAAATCCCCTACAGCGACGGCCTGATGAAGCTCGTGGTCATCGAGGTGACCGGCGGATTCTTCTACCTGATGGCGGCCGGCACGGGCGCCTACCTCGCGGTACTCGCCGGTGAGACGGTCGACGCCGGGCTCGTCGGCGCGCGCATGCGCGACATGGTCGTCCGGATCGGGGCGCATCTGACCAGCCCGCCGCGCCACGACGGGCAGGCCGGATGA
- a CDS encoding sensor histidine kinase, with product MVRVESPPTDRRIPVVRVLLLPVALVVGACALGITLVADAARIPLAVSGALGAVVVGALAVALNRRRRETRVLSARYEQRIAQLELRIAAHDEETVRLTKELMPSAIRMLRASNSPEEVMREVVDGDESYRNLPKALRRLVYTVLQIIDDEEARRDSAQRAFVSVARRVQAIVHRQASELREMEDHYGRNPEVFDDLLRIDHGTALIGRLADSIAVLGGARPSRQWPKPVPLFSVLRGAMSRILEYQRVDLHSIAKVAIVGTSVEPLIHACAELLDNATRYSPPQTRVHVTAVEVQTGIAIEIEDGGVSLSEEARSRAENMLAQAQAGINMNDLGESPRLGMAVVGRLSRMYQLQVSLRQSAYGGVRAVLIVPRDMITTGPAPGIAHGIGATSRPTSSLDMSQLQHVVPPAGKRKARVEATGPVPSAVASPAASARPAAPAAALEDEVPVVTEWTENGLPQRRSRGRAPLGSHNLPQQTPAPATEGVPGALDGAAPQTGGRAAGEEKPPGLWLEAFTKAVNGVPHDPKNGEDSDDAWDKGDLK from the coding sequence ATGGTCCGTGTTGAATCACCACCGACCGACCGACGGATCCCCGTCGTCCGCGTACTCCTCCTGCCCGTCGCACTGGTCGTCGGAGCCTGCGCGCTGGGCATCACGCTGGTAGCGGACGCCGCGCGGATACCACTCGCCGTGAGCGGCGCGCTCGGCGCCGTCGTGGTCGGTGCGCTCGCCGTCGCACTGAACCGCCGACGGCGCGAGACACGCGTCCTGAGCGCGCGGTACGAACAGCGCATCGCCCAGCTGGAACTGCGCATCGCCGCACACGACGAAGAGACCGTGCGGCTCACCAAGGAACTGATGCCCTCCGCCATCAGGATGCTGCGCGCGAGCAACTCGCCCGAAGAAGTCATGCGGGAGGTGGTGGACGGGGACGAGTCCTACCGCAACCTCCCCAAGGCGCTGCGGCGGCTCGTCTACACCGTGCTGCAGATCATCGACGACGAGGAGGCCCGGCGTGACTCCGCGCAGCGCGCCTTCGTCAGCGTCGCCCGGCGCGTGCAGGCCATCGTCCACCGTCAGGCGAGCGAACTGCGGGAGATGGAGGACCACTACGGGCGCAACCCCGAGGTCTTCGACGACCTGCTCCGCATCGACCACGGCACCGCGCTGATCGGCCGTCTCGCCGACTCCATCGCCGTGCTCGGCGGTGCGCGCCCCAGCCGTCAGTGGCCCAAGCCCGTACCGCTGTTCAGCGTGCTGCGGGGTGCCATGTCCCGCATCCTGGAGTACCAGCGCGTCGATCTGCACTCGATCGCCAAGGTCGCCATCGTCGGCACCTCGGTCGAGCCGCTCATCCACGCTTGCGCCGAACTCCTCGACAACGCCACGCGCTACTCGCCGCCGCAGACCCGCGTGCACGTCACCGCGGTCGAGGTGCAGACGGGAATCGCGATCGAGATCGAGGACGGCGGCGTCAGCCTCAGCGAGGAGGCCCGCTCCCGGGCGGAGAACATGCTCGCCCAGGCCCAGGCCGGCATCAACATGAACGACCTCGGGGAGTCCCCGCGCCTCGGCATGGCCGTCGTCGGCCGGCTGTCGCGCATGTACCAACTCCAGGTATCGCTGCGCCAGTCCGCGTACGGCGGCGTCCGGGCCGTACTCATCGTGCCCCGGGACATGATCACCACCGGGCCCGCACCCGGCATCGCCCACGGCATCGGCGCCACCTCGCGGCCCACCAGCTCGCTGGACATGTCGCAGCTCCAGCACGTGGTGCCCCCCGCCGGAAAGCGGAAGGCCAGGGTCGAGGCCACCGGCCCGGTGCCCTCGGCAGTCGCCTCACCGGCTGCGTCCGCGCGCCCGGCCGCGCCCGCCGCGGCCCTGGAGGACGAAGTCCCCGTGGTGACCGAGTGGACCGAGAACGGCCTGCCCCAACGCCGCAGCAGGGGCCGCGCCCCGCTCGGCTCGCACAACCTCCCGCAGCAGACCCCGGCGCCGGCGACGGAAGGCGTTCCGGGGGCCCTCGACGGTGCCGCCCCGCAGACCGGTGGCCGCGCGGCCGGCGAGGAAAAGCCCCCCGGCCTCTGGCTGGAGGCGTTCACCAAGGCCGTCAACGGCGTGCCGCACGACCCCAAGAACGGCGAAGACTCTGACGACGCGTGGGACAAGGGAGACCTCAAGTGA
- a CDS encoding IclR family transcriptional regulator, translating into MASTPGYTIESLDTGLRLMRLFLTHETLTVSQAAGLLEVGRSTAHRVLTTLEGRGFAGRDASGRGYSAGPELMRLGSPAWFGAAVRERVALVLDDAVRRTGETVQAVALIGDRIIVTDGRESAHPVRVRPGTGLTHPAHATAGGKMLLALMTAGQLDALYPDEELEPVTARTTASRTALLAQLDRIRARGYALDGGESARGMNAVAVPLSGSGPRDRLALVASVPADRGGEAELGEHALRLRQSAAVPGRPDAG; encoded by the coding sequence ATGGCATCGACACCGGGCTACACCATCGAGTCGCTGGACACCGGTCTACGGCTGATGCGGCTGTTCCTGACCCATGAGACGCTCACCGTCAGCCAGGCCGCCGGGCTGCTGGAGGTGGGGCGTTCCACCGCGCACCGGGTGCTCACCACGCTGGAGGGCCGCGGGTTCGCCGGGCGTGACGCCTCGGGGCGGGGTTACTCGGCGGGGCCGGAACTGATGAGGCTGGGCAGCCCGGCGTGGTTCGGTGCCGCCGTCCGGGAACGGGTGGCCCTCGTGCTGGACGACGCCGTCCGGCGCACCGGGGAGACCGTGCAGGCGGTCGCGCTGATCGGGGACCGGATCATCGTCACGGACGGGCGGGAGTCCGCGCACCCCGTGCGGGTGCGGCCGGGGACGGGACTGACCCACCCGGCGCACGCGACGGCGGGCGGCAAGATGCTCCTCGCCCTGATGACGGCCGGGCAGCTCGACGCCCTCTATCCCGACGAGGAACTGGAACCGGTCACCGCACGTACGACGGCCTCCCGCACCGCGCTGCTGGCGCAGCTGGACCGGATCCGCGCCCGGGGGTACGCGCTCGACGGCGGGGAGTCGGCGCGGGGCATGAACGCCGTCGCGGTGCCGCTCTCCGGTTCGGGCCCGCGCGACCGGCTGGCCCTGGTGGCCTCGGTGCCCGCGGACCGGGGCGGCGAGGCCGAGCTGGGCGAACACGCGCTGCGGTTGCGGCAGTCGGCGGCGGTGCCGGGGCGGCCGGACGCCGGCTGA
- a CDS encoding MarR family winged helix-turn-helix transcriptional regulator translates to MSDDIVASVVRQWQAVSPGLDTGPMELIGRINRCAALLQQAEDAPLRAAGLNRAEFDLLGAVRRTGRELTPGELARETFSSGAAVTKRLRALQERGLVERRGDDRDRRVALVRLSEEGRALVDRLLPQQLAYERTVLAGLDEPARDRLSAQLSELLVQLEGRIGGAGR, encoded by the coding sequence GTGAGCGACGACATCGTGGCCTCGGTGGTCCGGCAGTGGCAGGCGGTGAGCCCCGGTCTCGACACCGGGCCCATGGAGCTGATCGGCCGGATCAACCGCTGCGCGGCTCTCCTCCAGCAGGCCGAGGACGCCCCGCTGCGCGCCGCCGGACTCAACCGCGCGGAGTTCGACCTGCTCGGCGCGGTGCGCCGGACCGGCCGTGAACTCACCCCCGGCGAACTCGCCCGGGAGACGTTCTCCTCCGGGGCCGCCGTGACCAAGCGGCTTCGCGCCCTCCAGGAACGCGGCCTCGTCGAGCGCCGGGGCGACGACCGGGACCGCAGGGTCGCCCTCGTCCGTCTCAGCGAGGAGGGGCGCGCCCTCGTCGACCGGCTGCTGCCCCAGCAACTCGCCTACGAACGCACGGTCCTGGCCGGCCTGGACGAGCCCGCCCGCGACCGCCTCAGCGCCCAGCTCAGCGAGTTGCTGGTGCAGCTGGAAGGGCGTATCGGCGGCGCCGGGCGCTGA